In Candidatus Methanomethylicota archaeon, the DNA window TTAAGGTGATCGGTCAGATTCAAGAAGAGCAGAGGAGGATTAGTGAGGGGCAATATAGGTTGGAGAAACGTGTAGACTCCTTGGAGAGCGCCATGATAAGTGGCTTTGGCGAGATGAGCAAGTTCGCAGGCCTTACATTCGAAGAGTTTGTTAGGAAATTTCTATCTGCAAGTTTGAAGAGGTCTGGCGAAATACCCGAAGGCGCCGAACTTGTCAAAGGCTTTATTAATGGAGAGGAGATAAATATTTTCCTCGAAGACCCCCTAATAGTTGGCGAAGCCACAAGCTATGCAGAATCAGCCAATGAGATAATGAAGCTTCTTAGGAAGGCTGAAATAGCTAAGGCTAAGTATTCTAAGGAGCCCAGGAAGATACTGGTGATACTTACAGCGAAGAGCGATGCAGCAAAGGAAATAATAGGGATAGCTAAGGAGAAAGGTGTAGAGCTTGTGATAGGGAAAATTGTAGATTAATTTATGATAATACTTAATATTATGATTGTAAAATGTTAAGGCGTTTAGCTTAATATACATTATAAAACAATGATGTAAAAATGGTTTGGGTTGTATTAAGTGTAAGAGTATTATGTCTGAATACCGTTTGAACACTACTTCTTCCTAAATTTTCTGTAATGCTTTCAGAAGTTCTATGTACCTTGTGTAAAGGATCTTACATCCATGGTTGGATTGAGGAATATTTTGATGCATCGTTACTGGCTAGTTGATGAGAAAATTTATGAAACTGTAAAAGACGACTTTAAATGTTTGAGGGAGCTTATAGGTAAGGTTATGGAGGCATTCCCAATTGAACATCAA includes these proteins:
- a CDS encoding DUF86 domain-containing protein, with protein sequence MVGLRNILMHRYWLVDEKIYETVKDDFKCLRELIGKVMEAFPIEHQLL